The Acanthopagrus latus isolate v.2019 chromosome 13, fAcaLat1.1, whole genome shotgun sequence genome contains a region encoding:
- the aff4 gene encoding AF4/FMR2 family member 4 isoform X2, whose translation MNREDRNVLRMKERERRNQEIQQGGGEAFPANSPLFPEPYKVSSKEDKLSSRIQSMLGNYDEMKEPIGDLPKLSGKPSNSSSSSEEKSGPPLFSGDQRGVGSSSQSSKWTPVGPAAGGSSSQSQKRSGLSSQRGNGGSSGSSSSSQRHGGEVREKKSSKHSGGSDHSKSHTSSPAKGSLSSSSSNSHLRSSLSAEQHHSKERYRSKSPRDREANWDSPSRVHTSFPSGQHSSQAFPPSLMSKPGSMQQKPTAYVRPMDGQETAEPKSSQAESYSGQSHSSTMGEMKSNSKASLSKLKIPSQPVEGSGDANCVDEILKEMTQTWPPPLTAIHTPCKTEPSKFPFPTKDSHPFPSGHKRGSSSKSSSSHQPKACDDPPTMLEDDLKLSSSEDSDGEQDSAKNASRNTSASNNSEGAEQSRDDSSSHSGSESSSGSDSESESSTTDSEANEHPRPASPEPEQPVANKWQLDNWFKKAKQFSPASPVDNNVPTKCKKEGRDNSSGRGYGSQGGGSKDSTAPTPSRDLRAAQKGAEGGRGRQKSPAQSEGGTNPRRSVGKKQPKKSEKPPVVEEPKGGLRVESEPAPENPPSRPKAPTKGSRKPSIKKEPKSSPRPTAAAVTTTADKRKAKAPTKTSQKSREFVDTDSSSSDSEGNDSIPSSSQTPKYTESIRTPVCVFSPMEEKELLSPLSDPEERYPARPPQQQVLLVKIDLSLLSRIPGRTYKDPVEIKVERDDSLDRDSKDFSKQSSEKSSSKAKRKHKNDEEGTKPDSKRCKLEEKSLSHHKNSSKESKRSLEKKEEPVPSPSMSGLQRTPKAEHPSRKRTVSQSSTSLSSGTGSGKEGSHSTKGNSTSKHRKGEDKGRSTRDGKEKSSKGCDNQLAVPPLSTDGSKSQRSKLVFEDRVHSADHYLQEAKKLKHNADALLDRFEKAVYYLDAVVSFVECGNALEKSAQEAKSPFPMYAETVELIKYTMKLKSYMAPDATSADKRLAVLCLRCQSLLYLRVFKLRKESALKYSKTLTEHLKNSLSNTQAPSPGMGNKAAGMPSPVSPKLSPGTAGGYSSVSSSSSASSSVTIPQRIHQMAASYVQVTSNFLYATEVWDQAEQLSKEQKDFFLELDKVMGPLIFNTSSMTELVRYTRQGLHWLRLDAKLIP comes from the exons ATGAACCGTGAGGACCGGAATGTGCTCCGAATGAAAGAACGAGAAAGGAGAAATCAAGAAatccagcagggaggaggagaggcctTTCCAGCGAATTCCCCTCTCTTTCCTGAGCCCTACAAAGTG TCCAGCAAAGAAGATAAACTGTCCAGCCGTATTCAGAGCATGCTGGGCAATTACGACGAGATGAAAGAGCCGATCGGTGACCTTCCAAAGCTCAGCGGAAAACCCTCTAACAGCTCGTCTTCCTCTGAGGAGAAATCGGGCCCACCTTTGTTTAGCGGGGACCAGCGCGGCGTCGGTAGCAGCAGCCAGAGCAGTAAGTGGACTCCTGTCGGCCCCGCGGCAGGTGGATCTTCATCCCAGTCCCAGAAACGTTCAGGACTTAGCAGCCAGAGGGGCAACGGCGGCAgtagcggcagcagcagcagtagccaAAGACACGGAGGGGAGGTGCGGGAAAAGAAGTCAAGTAAACACAGTGGAGGGTCAGATCATTCAAAGTCACACACATCGAGTCCGGCCAAGGGCTCCCTGAGTTcctccagcagcaacagccaCCTGCGGAGCTCCTTGTCTGCGGAGCAGCATCACAGCAAGGAGCGCTACCGCTCCAAGTCCCCACGAGACAGAGAGGCCAACTGGGACTCGCCCTCACGGGTTCACACCTCCTTCCCCAGTGGACAGCACTCGAGTCAGGCCTTTCCACCATCTCTCATGTCCAAACCCGGCTCCATGCAGCAGAAGCCCACAGCGTATGTGCGGCCTATGGACGGCCAGGAAACGGCAGAACCCAAGAGCTCACAAGCAGAAAGCTACAGTGgacagtcacacagcagcaccatggGAGAGATGAAGTCCAACAGCAAGGCCTCACTTTCCAAACTCAAGATCCCTTCACAGCCCGTAGAG GGATCCGGTGACGCCAACTGTGTTGATGAGATCCTGAAG GAAATGACTCAGACGTGGCCCCCTCCGCTGACAGCCATCCACACCCCCTGCAAAACTGAGCCATCCAAGTTTCCATTCCCCACGAAG GACTCTCACCCTTTTCCAAGTGGACACA AACGAGGCAGTTCTTCCAAAAGCTCCAGCAGCCACCAGCCCAAAGCTTGCGATGACCCACCAAC TATGCTGGAAGATGACCTGAAGCTGAGCAGCAGTGAGGACAGTGATGGAGAACAGGACTCTGCCAAGAATGCCTCAAGGAACACATCAGCAAG CAATAACAGTGAAGGAGCGGAGCAGTCGCGGGACGACTCGAGCAGCCACAGCGGCTCAGAGAGCAGCTCGGGCTCGGACAGCGAAAGCGAAAGCAGCACGACAGACAGCGAAGCCAACGAGCACCCACGACCTGCCTCCCCTGAA cctgaACAACCTGTGGCCAACAAATGGCAGCTGGACAACTGGTTCAAGAAGGCCAAACAGTTCTCACCAGCCTCTCCGGTGGACAACAATGTTCCGACAAAGTGCAAGAAAGAGGGCAGAGACAACAGCTCAGGGCGAGGCTATGGAAGCCAGGGAGGGGGATCAAAAGACTCAACAGCACCCACCCCAAGCAGGGACCTAAGGGCAGCACAAAAGGGCGCAGAGGGTGGCCGTGGCCGGCAAAAGTCCCCCGCCCAGAGCGAGGGGGGCACGAACCCACGAAGGAGTGTGGGTAAAAAACAGCCTAAAAAGTCTGAGAAGCCTCCAGTGGTGGAGGAACCCAAGGGGGGTCTGAGAGTGGAGAGCGAGCCGGCTCCGGAGAACCCTCCTTCTCGGCCCAAAGCTCCTACCAAGGGTTCCCGAAAACCAAGCATAAAAAAAGAGCCGAAATCCTCTCCGAGGCCGACCGCGGCCGCTGTCACCACCACCGCAGATAAACGCAAGGCCAAGGCGCCCACCAAGACTTCCCAGAAGTCCCGGGAGTTTGTTGATACGGACTCATCGTCGTCGGACTCTGAGGGGAATGACAGCATCCCGTCCTCGTCGCAGACGCCCAAGTACACCGAGAGCATCAGgacccctgtgtgtgtgttctctccaATGGAAGAGAAAGAGCTGCTGTCTCCACTCAGCGACCCTGAGGAGCGTTACCCCGCGAGGCCGCCTCAGCAGCAGGTTTTACTAGTGAAGATAG ATCTCAGCTTGCTGTCGAGGATCCCAGGGCGGACCTACAAGGATCCTGTCGAGATAAAAGTGGAGAGGGACGACTCTCTCGACAGGGACAGCAAAGACTTCAGCAAGCAGAGCTCTGAGAAGAGTTCTAGTAAGGCCAAGAGGAAACACAAG AACGACGAAGAAGGCACCAAGCCAGACAGCAAGAGATGCAAGCTGGAGGAGAAGTCTCTATCACAtcataaaaacagcagtaaagA GTCTAAGAGGTctttggagaagaaagaggagccagtcccctctccctccatgtCAGGCCTCCAGCGGACGCCCAAAGCAGAGCATCCGAGTCGGAAGAGGACGGTCAGCCAGTCCTCCACCTCACTGTCCAGCGGGACAGGAAGTGGGAAGGAGGGAAGCCACAGCACCAAGGGCAACTCCACctccaaacacagaaaaggagaGGACAAGGGACGCAGCACACGCGATGGCAAG GAGAAATCCTCAAAGGGCTGCGATAACCAGCTGGCCGTTCCTCCGCTCTCCACGGACGGCTCCAAGTCTCAGAGATCCAAGCTGGTGTTTGAGGACAG GGTCCATTCAGCAGATCACTACTTACAAGAGGCCaagaaactcaaacacaatGCAGATGCACTG TTGGACCGGTTTGAGAAGGCGGTTTACTACCTGGACGCGGTCGTGTCGTTTGTTGAATGTGGTAATGCTCTGGAGAAGAGCGCCCAAGAAGCAAAGTCTCCCTTCCCAATGTATGCTGAAACGGTGGAGCTTATCAA aTACACTATGAAGTTAAAAAGCTACATGGCTCCAGATGCTACATCGGCAGACAAGAGGCTAGCCGTGCTTTG CCTACGATGCCAGTCCCTCCTCTACCTGCGGGTATTCAAGCTGAGGAAAGAGAGCGCACTGAAATACTCCAAAACACTCACAGAACACTTAAAG AACTCACTGAGTAACACCCAGGCTCCCTCTCCTGGAATGGGAAA CAAGGCAGCGGGTATGCCCTCTCCGGTGTCGCCCAAGCTGTCACCGGGCACGGCCGGCGGCTACtcatcagtcagcagcagcagcagcgccagcTCGTCTGTGACCATCCCTCAGCGGATCCACCAGATGGCTGC
- the aff4 gene encoding AF4/FMR2 family member 4 isoform X1 gives MASQSGNMNREDRNVLRMKERERRNQEIQQGGGEAFPANSPLFPEPYKVSSKEDKLSSRIQSMLGNYDEMKEPIGDLPKLSGKPSNSSSSSEEKSGPPLFSGDQRGVGSSSQSSKWTPVGPAAGGSSSQSQKRSGLSSQRGNGGSSGSSSSSQRHGGEVREKKSSKHSGGSDHSKSHTSSPAKGSLSSSSSNSHLRSSLSAEQHHSKERYRSKSPRDREANWDSPSRVHTSFPSGQHSSQAFPPSLMSKPGSMQQKPTAYVRPMDGQETAEPKSSQAESYSGQSHSSTMGEMKSNSKASLSKLKIPSQPVEGSGDANCVDEILKEMTQTWPPPLTAIHTPCKTEPSKFPFPTKDSHPFPSGHKRGSSSKSSSSHQPKACDDPPTMLEDDLKLSSSEDSDGEQDSAKNASRNTSASNNSEGAEQSRDDSSSHSGSESSSGSDSESESSTTDSEANEHPRPASPEPEQPVANKWQLDNWFKKAKQFSPASPVDNNVPTKCKKEGRDNSSGRGYGSQGGGSKDSTAPTPSRDLRAAQKGAEGGRGRQKSPAQSEGGTNPRRSVGKKQPKKSEKPPVVEEPKGGLRVESEPAPENPPSRPKAPTKGSRKPSIKKEPKSSPRPTAAAVTTTADKRKAKAPTKTSQKSREFVDTDSSSSDSEGNDSIPSSSQTPKYTESIRTPVCVFSPMEEKELLSPLSDPEERYPARPPQQQVLLVKIDLSLLSRIPGRTYKDPVEIKVERDDSLDRDSKDFSKQSSEKSSSKAKRKHKNDEEGTKPDSKRCKLEEKSLSHHKNSSKESKRSLEKKEEPVPSPSMSGLQRTPKAEHPSRKRTVSQSSTSLSSGTGSGKEGSHSTKGNSTSKHRKGEDKGRSTRDGKEKSSKGCDNQLAVPPLSTDGSKSQRSKLVFEDRVHSADHYLQEAKKLKHNADALLDRFEKAVYYLDAVVSFVECGNALEKSAQEAKSPFPMYAETVELIKYTMKLKSYMAPDATSADKRLAVLCLRCQSLLYLRVFKLRKESALKYSKTLTEHLKNSLSNTQAPSPGMGNKAAGMPSPVSPKLSPGTAGGYSSVSSSSSASSSVTIPQRIHQMAASYVQVTSNFLYATEVWDQAEQLSKEQKDFFLELDKVMGPLIFNTSSMTELVRYTRQGLHWLRLDAKLIP, from the exons ATGGCCTCTCAGTCAGG cAACATGAACCGTGAGGACCGGAATGTGCTCCGAATGAAAGAACGAGAAAGGAGAAATCAAGAAatccagcagggaggaggagaggcctTTCCAGCGAATTCCCCTCTCTTTCCTGAGCCCTACAAAGTG TCCAGCAAAGAAGATAAACTGTCCAGCCGTATTCAGAGCATGCTGGGCAATTACGACGAGATGAAAGAGCCGATCGGTGACCTTCCAAAGCTCAGCGGAAAACCCTCTAACAGCTCGTCTTCCTCTGAGGAGAAATCGGGCCCACCTTTGTTTAGCGGGGACCAGCGCGGCGTCGGTAGCAGCAGCCAGAGCAGTAAGTGGACTCCTGTCGGCCCCGCGGCAGGTGGATCTTCATCCCAGTCCCAGAAACGTTCAGGACTTAGCAGCCAGAGGGGCAACGGCGGCAgtagcggcagcagcagcagtagccaAAGACACGGAGGGGAGGTGCGGGAAAAGAAGTCAAGTAAACACAGTGGAGGGTCAGATCATTCAAAGTCACACACATCGAGTCCGGCCAAGGGCTCCCTGAGTTcctccagcagcaacagccaCCTGCGGAGCTCCTTGTCTGCGGAGCAGCATCACAGCAAGGAGCGCTACCGCTCCAAGTCCCCACGAGACAGAGAGGCCAACTGGGACTCGCCCTCACGGGTTCACACCTCCTTCCCCAGTGGACAGCACTCGAGTCAGGCCTTTCCACCATCTCTCATGTCCAAACCCGGCTCCATGCAGCAGAAGCCCACAGCGTATGTGCGGCCTATGGACGGCCAGGAAACGGCAGAACCCAAGAGCTCACAAGCAGAAAGCTACAGTGgacagtcacacagcagcaccatggGAGAGATGAAGTCCAACAGCAAGGCCTCACTTTCCAAACTCAAGATCCCTTCACAGCCCGTAGAG GGATCCGGTGACGCCAACTGTGTTGATGAGATCCTGAAG GAAATGACTCAGACGTGGCCCCCTCCGCTGACAGCCATCCACACCCCCTGCAAAACTGAGCCATCCAAGTTTCCATTCCCCACGAAG GACTCTCACCCTTTTCCAAGTGGACACA AACGAGGCAGTTCTTCCAAAAGCTCCAGCAGCCACCAGCCCAAAGCTTGCGATGACCCACCAAC TATGCTGGAAGATGACCTGAAGCTGAGCAGCAGTGAGGACAGTGATGGAGAACAGGACTCTGCCAAGAATGCCTCAAGGAACACATCAGCAAG CAATAACAGTGAAGGAGCGGAGCAGTCGCGGGACGACTCGAGCAGCCACAGCGGCTCAGAGAGCAGCTCGGGCTCGGACAGCGAAAGCGAAAGCAGCACGACAGACAGCGAAGCCAACGAGCACCCACGACCTGCCTCCCCTGAA cctgaACAACCTGTGGCCAACAAATGGCAGCTGGACAACTGGTTCAAGAAGGCCAAACAGTTCTCACCAGCCTCTCCGGTGGACAACAATGTTCCGACAAAGTGCAAGAAAGAGGGCAGAGACAACAGCTCAGGGCGAGGCTATGGAAGCCAGGGAGGGGGATCAAAAGACTCAACAGCACCCACCCCAAGCAGGGACCTAAGGGCAGCACAAAAGGGCGCAGAGGGTGGCCGTGGCCGGCAAAAGTCCCCCGCCCAGAGCGAGGGGGGCACGAACCCACGAAGGAGTGTGGGTAAAAAACAGCCTAAAAAGTCTGAGAAGCCTCCAGTGGTGGAGGAACCCAAGGGGGGTCTGAGAGTGGAGAGCGAGCCGGCTCCGGAGAACCCTCCTTCTCGGCCCAAAGCTCCTACCAAGGGTTCCCGAAAACCAAGCATAAAAAAAGAGCCGAAATCCTCTCCGAGGCCGACCGCGGCCGCTGTCACCACCACCGCAGATAAACGCAAGGCCAAGGCGCCCACCAAGACTTCCCAGAAGTCCCGGGAGTTTGTTGATACGGACTCATCGTCGTCGGACTCTGAGGGGAATGACAGCATCCCGTCCTCGTCGCAGACGCCCAAGTACACCGAGAGCATCAGgacccctgtgtgtgtgttctctccaATGGAAGAGAAAGAGCTGCTGTCTCCACTCAGCGACCCTGAGGAGCGTTACCCCGCGAGGCCGCCTCAGCAGCAGGTTTTACTAGTGAAGATAG ATCTCAGCTTGCTGTCGAGGATCCCAGGGCGGACCTACAAGGATCCTGTCGAGATAAAAGTGGAGAGGGACGACTCTCTCGACAGGGACAGCAAAGACTTCAGCAAGCAGAGCTCTGAGAAGAGTTCTAGTAAGGCCAAGAGGAAACACAAG AACGACGAAGAAGGCACCAAGCCAGACAGCAAGAGATGCAAGCTGGAGGAGAAGTCTCTATCACAtcataaaaacagcagtaaagA GTCTAAGAGGTctttggagaagaaagaggagccagtcccctctccctccatgtCAGGCCTCCAGCGGACGCCCAAAGCAGAGCATCCGAGTCGGAAGAGGACGGTCAGCCAGTCCTCCACCTCACTGTCCAGCGGGACAGGAAGTGGGAAGGAGGGAAGCCACAGCACCAAGGGCAACTCCACctccaaacacagaaaaggagaGGACAAGGGACGCAGCACACGCGATGGCAAG GAGAAATCCTCAAAGGGCTGCGATAACCAGCTGGCCGTTCCTCCGCTCTCCACGGACGGCTCCAAGTCTCAGAGATCCAAGCTGGTGTTTGAGGACAG GGTCCATTCAGCAGATCACTACTTACAAGAGGCCaagaaactcaaacacaatGCAGATGCACTG TTGGACCGGTTTGAGAAGGCGGTTTACTACCTGGACGCGGTCGTGTCGTTTGTTGAATGTGGTAATGCTCTGGAGAAGAGCGCCCAAGAAGCAAAGTCTCCCTTCCCAATGTATGCTGAAACGGTGGAGCTTATCAA aTACACTATGAAGTTAAAAAGCTACATGGCTCCAGATGCTACATCGGCAGACAAGAGGCTAGCCGTGCTTTG CCTACGATGCCAGTCCCTCCTCTACCTGCGGGTATTCAAGCTGAGGAAAGAGAGCGCACTGAAATACTCCAAAACACTCACAGAACACTTAAAG AACTCACTGAGTAACACCCAGGCTCCCTCTCCTGGAATGGGAAA CAAGGCAGCGGGTATGCCCTCTCCGGTGTCGCCCAAGCTGTCACCGGGCACGGCCGGCGGCTACtcatcagtcagcagcagcagcagcgccagcTCGTCTGTGACCATCCCTCAGCGGATCCACCAGATGGCTGC
- the aff4 gene encoding AF4/FMR2 family member 4 isoform X3, which produces MLGNYDEMKEPIGDLPKLSGKPSNSSSSSEEKSGPPLFSGDQRGVGSSSQSSKWTPVGPAAGGSSSQSQKRSGLSSQRGNGGSSGSSSSSQRHGGEVREKKSSKHSGGSDHSKSHTSSPAKGSLSSSSSNSHLRSSLSAEQHHSKERYRSKSPRDREANWDSPSRVHTSFPSGQHSSQAFPPSLMSKPGSMQQKPTAYVRPMDGQETAEPKSSQAESYSGQSHSSTMGEMKSNSKASLSKLKIPSQPVEGSGDANCVDEILKEMTQTWPPPLTAIHTPCKTEPSKFPFPTKDSHPFPSGHKRGSSSKSSSSHQPKACDDPPTMLEDDLKLSSSEDSDGEQDSAKNASRNTSASNNSEGAEQSRDDSSSHSGSESSSGSDSESESSTTDSEANEHPRPASPEPEQPVANKWQLDNWFKKAKQFSPASPVDNNVPTKCKKEGRDNSSGRGYGSQGGGSKDSTAPTPSRDLRAAQKGAEGGRGRQKSPAQSEGGTNPRRSVGKKQPKKSEKPPVVEEPKGGLRVESEPAPENPPSRPKAPTKGSRKPSIKKEPKSSPRPTAAAVTTTADKRKAKAPTKTSQKSREFVDTDSSSSDSEGNDSIPSSSQTPKYTESIRTPVCVFSPMEEKELLSPLSDPEERYPARPPQQQVLLVKIDLSLLSRIPGRTYKDPVEIKVERDDSLDRDSKDFSKQSSEKSSSKAKRKHKNDEEGTKPDSKRCKLEEKSLSHHKNSSKESKRSLEKKEEPVPSPSMSGLQRTPKAEHPSRKRTVSQSSTSLSSGTGSGKEGSHSTKGNSTSKHRKGEDKGRSTRDGKEKSSKGCDNQLAVPPLSTDGSKSQRSKLVFEDRVHSADHYLQEAKKLKHNADALLDRFEKAVYYLDAVVSFVECGNALEKSAQEAKSPFPMYAETVELIKYTMKLKSYMAPDATSADKRLAVLCLRCQSLLYLRVFKLRKESALKYSKTLTEHLKNSLSNTQAPSPGMGNKAAGMPSPVSPKLSPGTAGGYSSVSSSSSASSSVTIPQRIHQMAASYVQVTSNFLYATEVWDQAEQLSKEQKDFFLELDKVMGPLIFNTSSMTELVRYTRQGLHWLRLDAKLIP; this is translated from the exons ATGCTGGGCAATTACGACGAGATGAAAGAGCCGATCGGTGACCTTCCAAAGCTCAGCGGAAAACCCTCTAACAGCTCGTCTTCCTCTGAGGAGAAATCGGGCCCACCTTTGTTTAGCGGGGACCAGCGCGGCGTCGGTAGCAGCAGCCAGAGCAGTAAGTGGACTCCTGTCGGCCCCGCGGCAGGTGGATCTTCATCCCAGTCCCAGAAACGTTCAGGACTTAGCAGCCAGAGGGGCAACGGCGGCAgtagcggcagcagcagcagtagccaAAGACACGGAGGGGAGGTGCGGGAAAAGAAGTCAAGTAAACACAGTGGAGGGTCAGATCATTCAAAGTCACACACATCGAGTCCGGCCAAGGGCTCCCTGAGTTcctccagcagcaacagccaCCTGCGGAGCTCCTTGTCTGCGGAGCAGCATCACAGCAAGGAGCGCTACCGCTCCAAGTCCCCACGAGACAGAGAGGCCAACTGGGACTCGCCCTCACGGGTTCACACCTCCTTCCCCAGTGGACAGCACTCGAGTCAGGCCTTTCCACCATCTCTCATGTCCAAACCCGGCTCCATGCAGCAGAAGCCCACAGCGTATGTGCGGCCTATGGACGGCCAGGAAACGGCAGAACCCAAGAGCTCACAAGCAGAAAGCTACAGTGgacagtcacacagcagcaccatggGAGAGATGAAGTCCAACAGCAAGGCCTCACTTTCCAAACTCAAGATCCCTTCACAGCCCGTAGAG GGATCCGGTGACGCCAACTGTGTTGATGAGATCCTGAAG GAAATGACTCAGACGTGGCCCCCTCCGCTGACAGCCATCCACACCCCCTGCAAAACTGAGCCATCCAAGTTTCCATTCCCCACGAAG GACTCTCACCCTTTTCCAAGTGGACACA AACGAGGCAGTTCTTCCAAAAGCTCCAGCAGCCACCAGCCCAAAGCTTGCGATGACCCACCAAC TATGCTGGAAGATGACCTGAAGCTGAGCAGCAGTGAGGACAGTGATGGAGAACAGGACTCTGCCAAGAATGCCTCAAGGAACACATCAGCAAG CAATAACAGTGAAGGAGCGGAGCAGTCGCGGGACGACTCGAGCAGCCACAGCGGCTCAGAGAGCAGCTCGGGCTCGGACAGCGAAAGCGAAAGCAGCACGACAGACAGCGAAGCCAACGAGCACCCACGACCTGCCTCCCCTGAA cctgaACAACCTGTGGCCAACAAATGGCAGCTGGACAACTGGTTCAAGAAGGCCAAACAGTTCTCACCAGCCTCTCCGGTGGACAACAATGTTCCGACAAAGTGCAAGAAAGAGGGCAGAGACAACAGCTCAGGGCGAGGCTATGGAAGCCAGGGAGGGGGATCAAAAGACTCAACAGCACCCACCCCAAGCAGGGACCTAAGGGCAGCACAAAAGGGCGCAGAGGGTGGCCGTGGCCGGCAAAAGTCCCCCGCCCAGAGCGAGGGGGGCACGAACCCACGAAGGAGTGTGGGTAAAAAACAGCCTAAAAAGTCTGAGAAGCCTCCAGTGGTGGAGGAACCCAAGGGGGGTCTGAGAGTGGAGAGCGAGCCGGCTCCGGAGAACCCTCCTTCTCGGCCCAAAGCTCCTACCAAGGGTTCCCGAAAACCAAGCATAAAAAAAGAGCCGAAATCCTCTCCGAGGCCGACCGCGGCCGCTGTCACCACCACCGCAGATAAACGCAAGGCCAAGGCGCCCACCAAGACTTCCCAGAAGTCCCGGGAGTTTGTTGATACGGACTCATCGTCGTCGGACTCTGAGGGGAATGACAGCATCCCGTCCTCGTCGCAGACGCCCAAGTACACCGAGAGCATCAGgacccctgtgtgtgtgttctctccaATGGAAGAGAAAGAGCTGCTGTCTCCACTCAGCGACCCTGAGGAGCGTTACCCCGCGAGGCCGCCTCAGCAGCAGGTTTTACTAGTGAAGATAG ATCTCAGCTTGCTGTCGAGGATCCCAGGGCGGACCTACAAGGATCCTGTCGAGATAAAAGTGGAGAGGGACGACTCTCTCGACAGGGACAGCAAAGACTTCAGCAAGCAGAGCTCTGAGAAGAGTTCTAGTAAGGCCAAGAGGAAACACAAG AACGACGAAGAAGGCACCAAGCCAGACAGCAAGAGATGCAAGCTGGAGGAGAAGTCTCTATCACAtcataaaaacagcagtaaagA GTCTAAGAGGTctttggagaagaaagaggagccagtcccctctccctccatgtCAGGCCTCCAGCGGACGCCCAAAGCAGAGCATCCGAGTCGGAAGAGGACGGTCAGCCAGTCCTCCACCTCACTGTCCAGCGGGACAGGAAGTGGGAAGGAGGGAAGCCACAGCACCAAGGGCAACTCCACctccaaacacagaaaaggagaGGACAAGGGACGCAGCACACGCGATGGCAAG GAGAAATCCTCAAAGGGCTGCGATAACCAGCTGGCCGTTCCTCCGCTCTCCACGGACGGCTCCAAGTCTCAGAGATCCAAGCTGGTGTTTGAGGACAG GGTCCATTCAGCAGATCACTACTTACAAGAGGCCaagaaactcaaacacaatGCAGATGCACTG TTGGACCGGTTTGAGAAGGCGGTTTACTACCTGGACGCGGTCGTGTCGTTTGTTGAATGTGGTAATGCTCTGGAGAAGAGCGCCCAAGAAGCAAAGTCTCCCTTCCCAATGTATGCTGAAACGGTGGAGCTTATCAA aTACACTATGAAGTTAAAAAGCTACATGGCTCCAGATGCTACATCGGCAGACAAGAGGCTAGCCGTGCTTTG CCTACGATGCCAGTCCCTCCTCTACCTGCGGGTATTCAAGCTGAGGAAAGAGAGCGCACTGAAATACTCCAAAACACTCACAGAACACTTAAAG AACTCACTGAGTAACACCCAGGCTCCCTCTCCTGGAATGGGAAA CAAGGCAGCGGGTATGCCCTCTCCGGTGTCGCCCAAGCTGTCACCGGGCACGGCCGGCGGCTACtcatcagtcagcagcagcagcagcgccagcTCGTCTGTGACCATCCCTCAGCGGATCCACCAGATGGCTGC